A stretch of DNA from Lysinibacillus sp. B2A1:
CAATGTATGAATTATTTTAGTAGACTCATGTTCGATCGACATCAAGGATTTCATAGGATATCGTCGTTCGTATAGTCGCTCAATCGTTTTCAATAATCGATCATAATCAATTGGTTTTAAAATATAGTCTGTAGCCTGTACATCAAATGCTTCTAAGGCATAATGCTCATACGCTGTCACAAAGATAATATCTATTTGATGTGAGGCATCCTCTATTTTAGAAGCAAGATCAAGACCAGTCATTTCAGCCATTTCAATATCTAAAAACAGAATATCAGGGTTTAATGTATCAATATTTGCTAAGGCCTCTTTTGGATTTAGGAAGGTTCCGATAATCTCAATAGAGCAGCTTGCCTTTAGCATGGATTCTAATAAACGAATGGCTAAAATTTCATCATCTATAATGATTGCTTTTAACAAGATACTCATATCCTTTCTATTGAAATAATTGGAAAATGAATTTCGACAGTTGTTCCTTTATTTTCAAGACTTTCAAACTGGATCGCAGCATTTTCAAATTTTTTTAATCGTTTAGAGATATTTACAAGACCGATTCCTTGACTAGCAGTTGTTTCACCACTTTGAATTTGCTGCAAAAGCTTTGGTGATATACCAATACCATTGTCTGTAAGCTGAAAAATCAACTTTTGCTGCTCTTGCTTAATCAATAATTGCAGCCTACCACCCTCTTTTTTTGCCTTCAGCCCATGAAGGAGTGCGTTCTCCACTAAAGGTTGAAGCAGGAGCGGGGGGATTAGACACTGAATAGGCTCATCCATGCAAATTTCCCATTCTAACTGCTCAGGATATCGTGTGCAATGAATATTTATATATGCCTCAATAAGACTAAGCTCTTTTTCTAATGGAACAAGACTATTGGCATTTTCAAAGGCAAAGCTATTGCGTAAAAAGATAGCAAAGTTTGTAATCATTGTCCGTGCCTGCTCCAAATCTAAATAACTAAGCGATAAAATTGAATTTAGTACGTTGTAAACAAAATGTGGTTTAATTTGAGCCTGTAAAAAGGCAGTTTCCATCGCAATTGCTGTTTCTGCTGAATCCTTTAATAAAATAAGATTGCGTACACGCGTTTTGAGCTCTACTATATCAAGCGGCTTATGTAAAAAATCATTCGCTCCGGATTGAAAGGCTGCAATCATATCCTCTGGACGCATGGCCGCTGTTAACATTAAAATGGGTAGCTCTGTAGAGGTATAATTTTGTCTAATTTGCTGGCAAACCTCATAGCCAGAAATAGTAGGCATCATAATATCTAAAATCAGTAAATCTATATCAGGATGTTGTGTGACCTGATCAAAGACATGCTGCCCATTATCAACAGCAATAATAGAGTAGTTTTCCTGTGTCAGAATATCAATTAATACTTTTAGATTAACAGCATCATCATCCACGATAAGAATTTTTTTCCTCCCAATATTTTCAACAATATGTGGGAATGTTAGGAAAGGTTGTCGATAGGTTTGTATTGGCGTTATTGGTAATTCTTCATGTTTCTGCTGTGCTTTTAGCAGTTTGACAGAAAATGTTGTACCTTGACCGACAATAGAATGTACGCTAATTTTGCCACCTTGCCGTTCCACAAGTTCCTTTGTAATGTGTAAACCTAATCCAGTACCATCAACAGAAGGGCTTAATTGCTGAAATGGGCTAAAAATTGTTTTTAAGTTTTCGGGTGCAATGCCGCATCCAGTATCTTTAATGTCAATCACTAGAAATGCCTGTTCCTCATAGCAAGTAATATCGATTGTTCCTTTATTTGTATACTTCACTGCATTATGAATTAAGTTATAGAGAATTTGTCGAAGTCGATTTTCATCCGCATGGACAAAGCGTCCACGTTCAATATGATTATAGATTTTTACATCTTTGCTAATTGTATAAGACAGCACTTCCACAGTCATATGTGTAGTCGCAAATAAATCGACAGATGTCATCTGCAATGCTAGTTCATTCTCCTTTAATTTAGAAAAATCAAGTATATCGTTAACCAAATAGGAGAGGCGTTCAGCGATATTAAATATAAGTGTTACTTTCTCTTTCTGTTCTACAGCTAAATCAGGCTTGCTATTGTCATTTAGCATAGACTGAGAAATTCCAATAATGCCATGCAAAGGTGTTTGGAATTCATGAGATGTTTTAGCAAGGAATTCGTCTTTTAATTGATCTACACGTATAAGTGCCTCTGTTAGCTTACCTTTTTCTAAATATGAATCTGCAAAACGATGTGAAATATATAAAGAAAGCATTGTTAAACAAATAAATGGCAGCAAGGGCGGCAAGGCATTCAATTCAAGATTAATATGTGTATTTAATGTAGCAACGATAAAATAAAGCAGAATGGCTAACGAGCTTATTATTAAATACATAACACCAGGAACACGTCGGTAGATTGCGATAATTTGTACATAGAAAATATAAATGATATTGACAAATACATATAAGGAATTAACGTTTTGTAATTTAGAATTAATGGATGCTGGCAGTATCATAAAAAACATCATGAATATACCTATAATAGATAGTACCTTTACCATCCAATAATTCATATATTGTGGCAAAGCGCGATAAAAATAGAGCAAAATAGAAAGACCAACAAAGACACTAGAAGCCATTTGTATACTTTGAAACGGTACATAGCTCATATCGACAAGGGCTAGTAGCAGCTTTTCGCCATGCGTAAGCGTGTAGAGTGCACTAGCAAAACAAAATAACGCAAAATAAAGCTGCTCAATCCCTAATTTAGAATAAAGATAAGAGCCAAAAAAGTAGATAAACATTGTTAAAAAAGCTGCTAGTGTAATTAAATCGTAGAATAGTGCACCTTCACGAAGCTTTGTAATACTAGTTTGATCCCCCAAAAAAATGGAGCTAATAATACCCCCTCCTGGTGCATAATCAAAATTTGCTACATGCACAATCAATTCCAGTTCATTTTGATCAGGCGAAAAATAAGCAGTATACGGCGTATTGTGCGGTATATAGTGGGCATTCTCAGCAGGCTCTCCGCTTTGTCCAATTCGATGTCCATTGATATAGATTGCATTGGACATGCGAATGACATTTGTTTTAATCCCTAAAATATCCTCATGATCATTTAATAAAATCTTAAGTCGATAAGTTCCACTTGCGAATGGGGGGAGTGGCTGCCCATCAATCGTATATTTAGTCCATCCTGAAGGGACATCAACGAGATAGCTTTGATAGGTATCGAAGGTCGCACCATCAACCAAACGATTCGGAATAAATGCCCACACACCATCTAATTTGATAGGAGTATTATCGTTAAATATATGATGGCGCAAATCCATCACGCCTTTAACTGCTAGTGGTCCATGCGATTTAGTTTGGGATAAGGGAAGAATAACGCCTGCTAGCAGCAGTGCTCCGATAATAATTGCGAACAGTATTGATAATTTTTTCATCCTTAAAAACCCCCTAAACCTTCATTGACTCACTCACTTGACACGGTTTTAGTTGGATTATACAAGATAGATTCCTTTATTAATAGATGCAGGCTGAACGTTAAGAAATCTTAACGCCAAGAAAACTCATGATTCTTTTATACTAAGTAAAACAACACATGAAAGAGGAGGTTTATAGATGATAAAAAAATGGAGTAGCGTCTTCATCATCGTGGTACTTATTTGGTCACAGCTAGGGGTATTATCTCCTAAAGCTGATGGTGGATTCCTAACAGAAACGAATCCAGATGGTTTAACTATTATTGGATATGCAGGACTAATCCCAGATGGAAACTTAGTTATTCCACGCACGCTACAGGATGGTGGTGTTGAAAAAAAAGTAACAGTAATAAAAGAGGGTGCTTTTGCAAATCGTCTATTAACATCCTTAACTTTTGAACCAGCCTCTGAGTTAAAGGAAATAGGAATGTCAGCCTTTAGTAGCACTACATTAGGGAGTGTTCAAATCCCTGCTTCTGTTCAAAAGATAGGGGATGGTGCCTTTGCAAATAATCAAATAACATCCTTAACATTTGAATCAGCCTCTAACTTAGAGGAAATAGGATTAGTAGCTTTTATGAGCAATACATTAGGGAGTGTCCAAATCCCTGCTTCTGTTAAAAAGATAGGTAACCATGCCTTTTTTATGACTCAATTAACGTCCTTAACGTTTGAGCCAGCCTCAAAGTTAGAGGAAATTGGGATGTCAACTTTTGCAAACAATGCTTTAGGGAGTGTCACAATTCCTGCTTCCGTTCAAAAGATAGGCAACAATTCTTTTGAAAATAGTCAACTGACATCATTAATGTTTGAGCCAGCTTCTAATTTAAATGAAATTGGAGATAGTGCCTTTATGTTAAATCAAATTGAGTCTATCACGATTCCATCAAGTGTAGAAAAGATAGGCGCGAGTTCTTTTTCGCAGAATAAATTAACAAACCTTATTTTTGAATCAGGAAGTCATATTGATAAAATAGGCATGGGCGCATTTTTAATGAATGAGCTGGAAAGCATTATTTTCCCATCTAATATAAAAACGATTGGCGGTTCAGCCTTTTCATTTAATAAATTAAAGAAAATAGAGTTTAAACAACCAACAAATCAAGAAGTGACAATTGATCCTATGGCATTTCAATTTCAAAATGGTGACATAAATACTACTCAGTGGTTTATAAACGGTAATGGCCAATCACTATGGGATCAACAAACTGTAACAACAGCCCTAAAAGTTTACTCTACACCACAAACACCGCATGAAGTAACCTTTGAAACATATGAGGGTAGTGCAGTAGAAAAAGAAGATGTTATGGATGGAGAACTTGTAACGAAGCCAACTGATCCAACAAAGGGTGGTTATATTTTTGATGGTTGGTATCGTGAGGACTTCCAAACGCCATGGAATTTTGCAACTGATACAGTAACAGAGCCTGTAACACTGCATGCAAAGTGGCTATCAGCGAGTCCATTTATTACATCCGACAATGGTGATGGAACAGTAACGGTTACAGGCTATACAGGGCAAGTGCCAACAGATTTGGAAATACCATTTGAAATTAATGGTAAAAATGTAACAGTTATAGGGGCTGGCGCTTTTAAGAAGAAAGGGTTAACAAATGTAACTATTTCAGAAGGTATACAAGAAATTAAAGTATCTGCTTTTTCAGAGAATCAGTTAACCAACTTAATCATTCCCTCCACAATGAAGAAAATTGGTTATAGTGCCTTTTCGGAAAATCTATTAACATATGTAGATATCCCGGAAGGAATCGAAGAAATCGGTAGTAATGCATTTTTAATGAATAAATTAACAAATGTCAAGATTCCATCAACACTTAAAAAGATTAATGGGGCAGTCTTTGCAGAAAATGAATTGACGAGTGTAGAGATTCCAGAAGGTGTGCAGGAAATAGATGGACCAGCCTTTGCTTCAAATAAATTAACAAGTGTCACAATACCATCAACAATCACAGCAATAGGTATTTCAGCATTTCGAAGTAATAACTTAGAAATAGCTGAGTTTAAGGGAGCTGTGGATAGTATAGACGAATCAGCTTTTAGTGAACAAACTGTAATACCAACATTTACAGGCTGGTACACAGACCAGTCAATGCAGCCATCTGTACAATGGGGTGGCACTATACCACAGGCAATGACAATTTATTCAGTAGGTTTCCCAGCATATATCGTCACATTTAACTCAAATGGAGGCGGTGATGTAGCGTCGAAAGCCGTGACACAAGGAGAAGGGGTCTCGGCACCTACTGTACCAGTAAAATCAGGCTATACATTTGTAGGTTGGTATAAAGATAGTGCATTGCAAACACCGTGGAATTTCCAAACTGATAAAGTAACAGGAAATATCACACTTTATGCAAAATGGAATGCTACATCAACACCGAATATAACATCGCCATCTGTGCCAGATTCAACGCCATCAACACCATCTTCAACTAATCAAATTAAGGTAGATGTAGTGAATGCGAGTAATCCGAATGCTGTGCTCGTACAAACAGTTATTACGCGCGACAATAGTGGTGGTGTGATAAAGGATACAGTGAACTTTACACCTGCAAATGCAAGAGAGTCAATTGAAAAACTGGCGAGTCAAGAAAACAAAAAGTCGCGTATTGTTATTCCAGACGCACAGCAGCAAGTAAGTGAAACAACGGTAGGTATTGCAAGAGAGGCGGCACAATTATTAACAGAGGGGCAAACAGGCTTAGGAATTGATATGGAAACAGTGAAACTGGATATTCCTGCACCATCTTTAGCGAATTTCGACAAAGATATTTATTTCCGAGTAGTGCCAGTCAAATCACAAGCAACAAAGCAGCAATTAGAAGATCGTGCTAAAACAGAGGTAAATGTACTACAACTAACAAACAGTGCAGCAATCACATTACTCGGACAACCAATGACGATTGAAACTAATATGCAGAATCGACCAGTAACGTTAACATTGCCGTTACCAAAGGATGTCACACAGGAGCAGCTAGCGAATTTAGCAATCTATATCGAACATAGTGATGGCACAATAGAGGTAGTACGTGGGAAAATAGTAGATTTCAAGGAAGGAACAAAAGGTATCCAATTTGAAGTAATAAAATTCTCTACATTCTCAATTATATATGCACCTGTGAAAAAGGAGCAGCCAAAAGAGGAAGTAAAGGTGGAGGAAGAAGTTACAGTAGAAGATCCTGTGTCTGAGCCATATATTAAGGGCTATCCAGATGGCACATTCCGTCCAGAGGCATTTGTAACACGTGCTCAAATGACAAGTATGTTGGCGCGTCATCTAACAGGAAATTTAATTCCAGAAGCAACAGCGACATTTACAGATACAACAACACATGATGCGAAGGATGCGATTGAATTTGTAAAGGAAACAGGCTTATTTAAAGGCACAACAGCAACAACCTTTAGCCCGAATAGCTCTATCACACGTGCACAAATGGCTACAGTGGTTGCACGTTGGTTAGCAGAAAATGGGGAAGTGAACAAGTCTCAGACAAAAGTATTTAAGGATGTAAAAACTAATCACTGGGCAGCCGAAGCGATTGCGGTAGTTAGTGCACAAGGCATTATGACAGGTACGACTAAGGATACGTTCAATCCAGACGGCTATTTAACAAGAGCACAAGCAGTAAAAGTATTAAATCGTTTATTTGAACGTTCAGTTACACCAACAGAACAAGCGCCATTATTCACAGATGTTCCAAGAAACCACTGGGCATTTGATGAGGTTCAAGCAGCAGCACAATAATCAGAAGAAAGCTGTCTGTAATAATAGATAGTTTTTTAGAAATCGGCAAAATTTGTTTGGATTAAACTAGAATAGAGATCAGCAGGTTATTTAGTGCATGTGGGAGATATAGATCTCCTACATGCTTTTTTACATTTTTAGGATGAAATTGAATGATGCTAAAAGTTTTTTATGGGAATTGTGCAATAGTGGGATAAAAGTTGATAAAACGGAAAATAGTAAAGGTAACCTTAGTAATGTTGAAAACAAAAATAAATTGACTTATCTGAAAATTATGTTTATAATATTCAGCTAAAAATTATTCACTTTAGCTTGATTATTATTTCAAAAGAGTATATCTTAATTAGCAGATAGATTTTTTATTCTCTTAAATGAATAATTATCCATTCGACTATTTTCGAGAAATCCATTCTCATACACAATAAAATAAACTTAAAAGGAGATCTATGATGATGAAGAATAAATCATTCTTGCTAATGCTCGTTTTAGTAATTGGTGTACTAGCTGCATGTGGCGCAAAAGAAAATAAAGATAATAGTACAAATTCAAATGCTGATGTGGGTACTGAGCAAAAGCAAGTATTAAAAGTAGGTACTTCAGCTGACTATGCACCATTTGAGTATGTTGATGCTGCAAAAGGTGAAGAAATTATCGGGTTTGATATTGATTTAATCAAATTAGTTGGTGAAAAAATTGGTGTAGACATGCAAGTGCAGGATATGGATTTTAACAGCCTGGTACCAGCATTACAAGCAGGCAAAATCGATGTAGTTATTTCAGGCATGACGCCAAACCCAGAACGTGAGCAAGTGGTTGATTTCACGGATAAATACAATGAGACAGAACAAGTAATTATCGTGAAAAAGGATAGCGGTATTAAAAAAGAGGCTGATTTAGCTGGTAAAAAAATTGGTGTACAAACAGCTTCTATCCAAGAAAATTTAGGGAATAATATTGCGAAAAAAGTAGATGCAACTGTTGAAGGTCGTACTCGAATTCCTGAAATCATCCAGGAT
This window harbors:
- a CDS encoding histidine kinase, with the translated sequence MKKLSILFAIIIGALLLAGVILPLSQTKSHGPLAVKGVMDLRHHIFNDNTPIKLDGVWAFIPNRLVDGATFDTYQSYLVDVPSGWTKYTIDGQPLPPFASGTYRLKILLNDHEDILGIKTNVIRMSNAIYINGHRIGQSGEPAENAHYIPHNTPYTAYFSPDQNELELIVHVANFDYAPGGGIISSIFLGDQTSITKLREGALFYDLITLAAFLTMFIYFFGSYLYSKLGIEQLYFALFCFASALYTLTHGEKLLLALVDMSYVPFQSIQMASSVFVGLSILLYFYRALPQYMNYWMVKVLSIIGIFMMFFMILPASINSKLQNVNSLYVFVNIIYIFYVQIIAIYRRVPGVMYLIISSLAILLYFIVATLNTHINLELNALPPLLPFICLTMLSLYISHRFADSYLEKGKLTEALIRVDQLKDEFLAKTSHEFQTPLHGIIGISQSMLNDNSKPDLAVEQKEKVTLIFNIAERLSYLVNDILDFSKLKENELALQMTSVDLFATTHMTVEVLSYTISKDVKIYNHIERGRFVHADENRLRQILYNLIHNAVKYTNKGTIDITCYEEQAFLVIDIKDTGCGIAPENLKTIFSPFQQLSPSVDGTGLGLHITKELVERQGGKISVHSIVGQGTTFSVKLLKAQQKHEELPITPIQTYRQPFLTFPHIVENIGRKKILIVDDDAVNLKVLIDILTQENYSIIAVDNGQHVFDQVTQHPDIDLLILDIMMPTISGYEVCQQIRQNYTSTELPILMLTAAMRPEDMIAAFQSGANDFLHKPLDIVELKTRVRNLILLKDSAETAIAMETAFLQAQIKPHFVYNVLNSILSLSYLDLEQARTMITNFAIFLRNSFAFENANSLVPLEKELSLIEAYINIHCTRYPEQLEWEICMDEPIQCLIPPLLLQPLVENALLHGLKAKKEGGRLQLLIKQEQQKLIFQLTDNGIGISPKLLQQIQSGETTASQGIGLVNISKRLKKFENAAIQFESLENKGTTVEIHFPIISIERI
- a CDS encoding ABC transporter substrate-binding protein, with translation MKNKSFLLMLVLVIGVLAACGAKENKDNSTNSNADVGTEQKQVLKVGTSADYAPFEYVDAAKGEEIIGFDIDLIKLVGEKIGVDMQVQDMDFNSLVPALQAGKIDVVISGMTPNPEREQVVDFTDKYNETEQVIIVKKDSGIKKEADLAGKKIGVQTASIQENLGNNIAKKVDATVEGRTRIPEIIQDMMSKRLDAGILEGGVAKGYLKTNDKLAAFPVEEQPEDFKAIAVPKGSDLKDKINKALKELADEGKIQELEEKWLEKVE
- a CDS encoding DNA-binding response regulator encodes the protein MLKAIIIDDEILAIRLLESMLKASCSIEIIGTFLNPKEALANIDTLNPDILFLDIEMAEMTGLDLASKIEDASHQIDIIFVTAYEHYALEAFDVQATDYILKPIDYDRLLKTIERLYERRYPMKSLMSIEHESTKIIHTLHFHIHSGKVSIGDTVFALSTKEFQILFFLAQHSHQAFPSAELYQRIWDEDSIGQTQALRVHISNLRKKLDAIPGQPAKIVMARGAGYQLVFQY